A DNA window from Melanotaenia boesemani isolate fMelBoe1 chromosome 6, fMelBoe1.pri, whole genome shotgun sequence contains the following coding sequences:
- the LOC121642483 gene encoding myeloid cell surface antigen CD33-like isoform X1 has protein sequence MDKKRNIMIFCLLMAATCCPVFSAEWKATVVKQLKALVSSCVVVPCSFTHPGGELPASKLRAIWHRLDVKTQNIYHEDSKKILDSFKGRTQLLGKLGQGNCTLEIIEIKDHDNGPFCFRIELVKTPDDPPTKEKVSFVEDCVELKMHHDDIKPELHQLKTPVQGKPFTITCSVHHTCPSHKPELSWNRGKADEISEIQTNMNFGNWKTESILTFIPEEKDDHTNLTCTVVFNGGLKSSTTITLYVKRTENYNHIIIPVTVAVGTAMIFGLLCIFMVKKYKERIAELQSRDGRRPKGDIVEFGNRQLKSCNYRGDLDDGDDMNTADLNVYKTYQKVSEKVYDQHKQQVYSYHARNHL, from the exons atggacaaaaaaagaaatataatgatATTCTGTCTGCTTATGGCAG CTACATGCTGCCCTGTGTTTAGTGCAGAGTGGAAGGCCACTGTTGTAAAACAGCTTAAGGCCCTGGTTTCTTCCTGTGTTGTGGTTCCCTGTTCGTTCACCCATCCTGGAGGAGAGCTGCCTGCTTCCAAACTCAGAGCCATTTGGCATCGTTTGGACGTAAAGACCCAAAATATATACCATGAAGATTCTAAAAAGATCTTGGACAGCTTTAAGGGCAGAACCCAGCTCTTAGGAAAGCTGGGTCAGGGCAACTGCACCCTAGAAATAATTGAAATTAAAGATCATGACAACGGCCCTTTTTGTTTCCGGATTGAACTAGTGAAGACACCTGATGACCCACCCACTAAAGAGAAGGTCTCCTTTGTTGAAGATTGTGTTGAGTTAAAAATGCACC atgatGACATAAAACCTGAACTGCATCAACTGAAGACACCTGTTCAAGGAAAACCTTTTACTATCACCTGTTCAGTCCATCATACCTGTCCCTCACACAAACCTGAACTCTCATGGAATCGGGGAAAAGCAGACGAGATCAGTGAGATTCAAACAAACATGAATTTTGGCAACTGGAAGACAGAGTCCATCCTGAcattcattcctgaggagaaggaTGACCACACTAATCTCACCTGCACAGTTGTGTTTAATGGAGGATTGAAATCCTCCACAACCATCACTCTCTATGTAAAAC GCACAGAAAACTATAATCACATAATCATTCCTGTAACAGTGGCAGTTGGTACTGCTATGATCTTTGGACTTCTCTGCATTTTTATGGTGAAAAAATACAA GGAGCGCATTGCAGAGCTGCAGAGTCGAGAtggcag GAGACCAAAAGGGGACATAGTGGAATTTGGTAACAG ACAGCTGAAGTCCTGCAATTACAGAGGG GACCTTGATGACGGTGACGATATGAATACTGCAGATTTAAATGTCTATAAAACATATCAGAAAGTTTCAGAGAAAGTTTATgatcaacacaaacaacaagTCTACTCTTATCATGCTCGCAATCACTTGTGA
- the LOC121642483 gene encoding myeloid cell surface antigen CD33-like isoform X2 → MDKKRNIMIFCLLMAATCCPVFSAEWKATVVKQLKALVSSCVVVPCSFTHPGGELPASKLRAIWHRLDVKTQNIYHEDSKKILDSFKGRTQLLGKLGQGNCTLEIIEIKDHDNGPFCFRIELVKTPDDPPTKEKVSFVEDCVELKMHHDDIKPELHQLKTPVQGKPFTITCSVHHTCPSHKPELSWNRGKADEISEIQTNMNFGNWKTESILTFIPEEKDDHTNLTCTVVFNGGLKSSTTITLYVKRTENYNHIIIPVTVAVGTAMIFGLLCIFMVKKYKERIAELQSRDGSMWNRMSRLSRSEEKCILYY, encoded by the exons atggacaaaaaaagaaatataatgatATTCTGTCTGCTTATGGCAG CTACATGCTGCCCTGTGTTTAGTGCAGAGTGGAAGGCCACTGTTGTAAAACAGCTTAAGGCCCTGGTTTCTTCCTGTGTTGTGGTTCCCTGTTCGTTCACCCATCCTGGAGGAGAGCTGCCTGCTTCCAAACTCAGAGCCATTTGGCATCGTTTGGACGTAAAGACCCAAAATATATACCATGAAGATTCTAAAAAGATCTTGGACAGCTTTAAGGGCAGAACCCAGCTCTTAGGAAAGCTGGGTCAGGGCAACTGCACCCTAGAAATAATTGAAATTAAAGATCATGACAACGGCCCTTTTTGTTTCCGGATTGAACTAGTGAAGACACCTGATGACCCACCCACTAAAGAGAAGGTCTCCTTTGTTGAAGATTGTGTTGAGTTAAAAATGCACC atgatGACATAAAACCTGAACTGCATCAACTGAAGACACCTGTTCAAGGAAAACCTTTTACTATCACCTGTTCAGTCCATCATACCTGTCCCTCACACAAACCTGAACTCTCATGGAATCGGGGAAAAGCAGACGAGATCAGTGAGATTCAAACAAACATGAATTTTGGCAACTGGAAGACAGAGTCCATCCTGAcattcattcctgaggagaaggaTGACCACACTAATCTCACCTGCACAGTTGTGTTTAATGGAGGATTGAAATCCTCCACAACCATCACTCTCTATGTAAAAC GCACAGAAAACTATAATCACATAATCATTCCTGTAACAGTGGCAGTTGGTACTGCTATGATCTTTGGACTTCTCTGCATTTTTATGGTGAAAAAATACAA GGAGCGCATTGCAGAGCTGCAGAGTCGAGAtggcag CATGTGGAATCGGATGTCCAGATTGTCCCGCAgtgaagaaaaatgtattttatattattaa